The following proteins come from a genomic window of Solea solea chromosome 3, fSolSol10.1, whole genome shotgun sequence:
- the tspan5a gene encoding tetraspanin-5a — MSGNLYKGNEVSCCIKYFIFGFNILFWLLGMALVGIGLWAWSEKGVLSNISSITDLGGLDPVWLFMVVGAVMFILGFAGCIGALRENTFLLKFFSVFLGIIFFLELTTGILAFVFKDWIKDQLNLFINNNIRAYRDDIDLQNLIDFTQEYWECCGAFGADDWNLNIYFNCTDVNPSREKCGVPFSCCTKDPAEDVINTQCGYDMRAKPDSEQKDYINVKGCVPQFEKWLQDNLTLVAGIFIGVALLQIFGICLAQNLVSDIEAVRASCFFT, encoded by the exons ATGTCCGGGAATCTCTACAAGGGAAACGAAGTCAGCTGCTGCATCAAATACTTCATCTTTGGATTCAACATCCTGTTCTGG CTATTGGGCATGGCCCTAGTTGGAATTGGACTGTGGGCATGGAGTGAGAAG GGAGTTCTGTCCAACATCTCGTCCATCACAGACCTGGGTGGTCTGGACCCCGTCTGGCTCTTCATGGTGGTGGGAGCAGTCATGTTCATTCTGGGTTTTGCCGGATGCATCGGTGCGCTGAGGGAAAACACCTTCCTGCTCAAGTTT TTCTCCGTGTTCCTGGGAATAATTTTTTTCTTGGAGCTGACGACGGGAATCCTGGCGTTCGTCTTCAAGGACTGGATTAAAGACCAGCTCAACCtgttcatcaacaacaacattcgCGCGTACCGAGACGACATCGATCTGCAGAACCTCATCGATTTCACTCAGGAATAT TGGGAGTGCTGTGGTGCGTTCGGAGCCGATGACTGGAACCTGAATATCTATTTCAACTGCACTGACGTGAACCCAAGTCGAGAAAAGTGTGGCGTTCCTTTCTCCTGTTGTACAAAAGACCCAGCG GAGGATGTAATAAACACTCAGTGTGGATACGACATGCGAGCTAAGCCA GACTCGGAGCAGAAGGACTACATCAACGTGAAAGGCTgcgtgccacagtttgagaagtGGCTGCAGGACAACCTCACCTTAGTGGCCGGGATCTTCATTGGAGTCGCTCTACTGCAG ATTTTTGGGATTTGTTTGGCCCAGAACTTGGTGAGCGACATCGAGGCTGTGCGAGCAAGCTG TTTCTTTACCTAA
- the LOC131455923 gene encoding uncharacterized protein LOC131455923: MFRGVGLIFLLLGLVTSLSLTDRHRDKDDDPDRNKAILEMLHINKVSVRHQVKPHPYMTRVFQHLDSLEAEDFGRTDGTLVQSFRSVDGPDEAPPGWIWFNISTASPSMLGAELVLFRKTLHPYPLSVTVTLHSVTASVGALQEGPAGEERPLSLDRRPSSGFDVFDVSAVVAAKPLDVVGFQLRYTDERGSLVLHEALTQSLYCLNRGAMSEPLLVLYQGHTVNI, from the exons ATGTTTCGAGGAGTGGGTCTGATCTTCCTCCTGCTGGGTCTCGTCACAAGCTTGTCCCTGACGGATCGTCACAGAGACAAGGACGACGACCCGGATCGTAACAAAGCTATTTTGGAAATGCTACACATCAATAAAGTGTCTGTGAGGCATCAGGTGAAACCACATCCCTACATGACGAGGGTCTTTCAGCATCTGGACTCACTGGAGGCTGAGGACTTTGGGAGGACAGATGGGACGCTGGTGCAGAGTTTCCGGAGTGTTGATG GTCCAGATGAAGCTCCTCCAGGATGGATCTGGTTTAACATCAGCACCGCGAGTCCGTCCATGTTGGGCGCAGAGCTGGTGCTGTTCAGAAAAACCCTCCACCCATATCCACTCAGTGTGACGGTCACACTGCACAGTGTCACTGCCTCAGTGGGAGCTCTGCAGGAGGGCCCGGCCGGGGAGGAGAGGCCGCTGAGCCTGGACAGGAGACCCTCATCTGGATTCGATGTGTTTGACGTGTCGGCCGTTGTGGCCGCGAAGCCGCTGGACGTGGTGGGTTTTCAGCTGCGTTACACGGACGAGAGGGGGAGTCTGGTTCTGCATGAAGCACTGACACAGAGTCTGTACTGTCTGAACAGAGGAGCCATGAGTGAACCTTTACTGGTGCTTTACCAAGGACACACTGTCAACATCTAA